The Sorangiineae bacterium MSr11367 genome window below encodes:
- a CDS encoding serine hydrolase: MRLNHLRTLVGLAGLLAISTVSGPTSADGFFGASGRFDRPQGGYASPWTTLRRGTPEQVGLDPAPIQTALQKVHAWTEAQGTAHPMFGGAVTMLVHDGVVVTHDVTGHALRYADKAGTELPREQWVPMQADTLFDMASVSKLFTSILVMQQVEARRVDLDAPVSRYVPEFAANGKEAISVRRLLTHTSGLPSGLPLWRDWPDKPSRIKAALEAKLLNEPGTKYLYSDLNLIALGVLCERVAGRPLDVLVREGITAPLGMVDTGYNPSARNRAAATEYESVPPRGMVRGEVHDENTWALGGVAGHAGIFSTAADMAVLGQALLNGGTYRGRRILRASTIDQMLTDNNGAFPGNAHGLGFELDQMWYMDGLSSMRTAGHTGFTGTSFVVDFQSRSIAILLTNRVHPTRDWGSNNPSRRAVAQGLAQALAVRPLQGRDAWFSGVGEERTATLATADLRTRGSGPAHATFHVFVDTEPTDTLLFESSVDHGASWQAVSARAYGTGAPDSTVTALSGEGHRAWWFVDAALPVAGASHDVALRWRYVTDKVYSGRGVYLDGIRVWDDGGILLDGERDPQRFTADGWRPATR, encoded by the coding sequence ATGCGCTTAAACCACCTTCGCACCCTCGTCGGCCTGGCCGGCCTCCTCGCGATCAGCACCGTCAGCGGGCCTACGTCAGCAGACGGCTTCTTTGGTGCGAGTGGGCGGTTCGATCGGCCCCAGGGCGGATATGCATCGCCGTGGACCACCTTGCGCCGGGGCACTCCCGAGCAGGTGGGGCTGGATCCCGCGCCGATTCAAACGGCATTGCAGAAGGTGCACGCGTGGACGGAGGCGCAGGGCACGGCGCATCCCATGTTCGGCGGCGCGGTCACCATGCTCGTGCACGATGGGGTCGTGGTCACGCACGACGTCACCGGCCATGCGCTGCGCTACGCGGACAAGGCGGGAACTGAGCTGCCGCGTGAGCAGTGGGTGCCCATGCAGGCCGACACGCTCTTCGACATGGCCTCGGTGTCCAAGCTGTTCACCTCCATCTTGGTCATGCAACAGGTGGAGGCACGGCGGGTCGATCTGGATGCTCCGGTGAGCCGGTACGTGCCGGAGTTCGCGGCCAATGGCAAAGAGGCCATCAGCGTGCGGCGGCTTCTCACGCATACTTCGGGGCTGCCGTCGGGACTTCCGCTTTGGCGCGATTGGCCGGACAAGCCGTCGCGCATCAAGGCGGCGCTCGAGGCCAAGCTGCTGAACGAACCGGGCACCAAGTACCTCTATTCGGATCTGAACCTGATTGCGCTCGGCGTGCTCTGCGAGCGCGTGGCGGGGCGGCCGCTGGACGTGCTGGTGCGCGAGGGAATCACCGCACCGCTGGGCATGGTGGATACGGGGTACAACCCCTCCGCGCGCAATCGTGCCGCGGCCACGGAATACGAGAGCGTCCCCCCGCGGGGCATGGTGCGCGGCGAAGTGCACGACGAGAACACGTGGGCGCTCGGCGGTGTGGCCGGTCATGCGGGCATCTTCTCCACCGCGGCGGACATGGCCGTGTTGGGGCAAGCCTTGCTCAACGGCGGCACGTACCGAGGGCGCCGCATCTTGCGCGCGTCGACCATCGACCAGATGCTCACGGACAACAACGGCGCATTCCCTGGCAATGCGCACGGCCTGGGGTTCGAGCTCGATCAGATGTGGTACATGGATGGCCTGTCGAGCATGCGAACGGCGGGGCATACCGGATTTACCGGGACGTCGTTCGTGGTGGATTTCCAATCGCGATCCATCGCCATTCTGCTGACCAACCGCGTTCACCCCACGCGGGACTGGGGCTCGAACAATCCGTCACGGCGCGCGGTCGCGCAGGGGCTCGCGCAAGCGCTGGCCGTTCGACCGCTCCAAGGGCGCGATGCATGGTTCTCCGGCGTGGGCGAAGAGCGCACGGCCACCTTGGCCACCGCGGATCTTCGAACGCGCGGTAGCGGCCCGGCGCATGCGACCTTCCACGTCTTCGTGGACACCGAGCCGACGGACACGCTGCTCTTCGAATCCAGCGTCGATCACGGAGCGAGCTGGCAGGCCGTGTCGGCCCGCGCCTACGGCACCGGCGCCCCGGACAGCACGGTCACCGCCCTCTCGGGCGAAGGGCACCGCGCGTGGTGGTTCGTCGACGCCGCGCTTCCCGTGGCCGGTGCATCGCACGATGTCGCGCTCCGATGGCGCTACGTCACCGACAAGGTGTACTCCGGCCGCGGCGTCTACCTCGACGGCATCCGCGTTTGGGACGATGGCGGCATCCTCCTCGACGGCGAACGCGATCCGCAACGCTTCACCGCCGATGGCTGGCGCCCGGCGACGCGGTAG